One Neovison vison isolate M4711 chromosome 2, ASM_NN_V1, whole genome shotgun sequence genomic window carries:
- the LOC122898593 gene encoding group IIE secretory phospholipase A2-like, whose protein sequence is MKPPPLLTFLCLLVALASGNLVQFGVMIERMTGKPALQYNDYGCYCGVGGSHWPVDQTDWCCHAHDCCYGRLEKMGCEPKLERYLFSASKNNIFCAGRTVCQRQTCECDRTAALCFRQNLGTYNRNFVRYPNTLCSGPTPPC, encoded by the exons ATGAAGCCTCCCCCTCTTCTgaccttcctctgcctcctgg TGGCCCTGGCCAGCGGGAACCTGGTCCAGTTTGGGGTGATGATCGAGAGGATGACGGGGAAGCCGGCGCTGCAGTACAATGACTACGGCTGCTACTGCGGCGTTGGGGGCTCCCACTGGCCTGTGGACCAGACGGACTG GTGCTGCCATGCCCATGACTGCTGCTACGGGCGCCTGGAGAAGATGGGCTGTGAACCCAAGCTGGAAAGGTATCTCTTCTCTGCCAGCAAGAACAACATCTTCTGCG CCGGCCGAACCGTCTGCCAGCGTCAGACCTGTGAGTGTGACCGGACTGCTGCCCTCTGCTTCCGCCAGAACCTGGGCACCTACAACCGCAACTTCGTGCGCTATCCCAACACACTGTGCAGCGGCCCCACACCGCCCTGCTAG